A genomic segment from Candidatus Binatia bacterium encodes:
- a CDS encoding HD domain-containing protein codes for MPVTPASADLDRVLAFALELDKLKSILRRTRPSSLDRRENSAEHSWHVALLALSLAPYADPPVEAARVTELLLVHDVPEIDAGDTIVYGRAPGAPAEERRAATRVFGLLPDPQGALLLACWEEFEARETAEARFAYAVDRLMPVLHNLHDGGRTWRENGIALEQVLAVNQAIGAACPALWEHVKARVEDHFGRAQAKEIS; via the coding sequence ATGCCCGTTACCCCCGCTTCCGCCGATCTCGACCGCGTCCTCGCCTTCGCGCTCGAGCTGGACAAGCTGAAGAGCATTCTGCGCAGGACGCGCCCGTCGAGCCTGGACCGCCGTGAGAACAGTGCCGAGCACAGCTGGCACGTCGCGCTGCTCGCCCTCTCCCTGGCTCCCTACGCCGATCCGCCCGTGGAGGCGGCGCGCGTAACCGAGCTTCTGCTCGTGCACGACGTGCCGGAGATCGACGCCGGAGACACCATCGTTTACGGGCGAGCACCGGGTGCGCCGGCGGAAGAGCGCCGGGCGGCAACGCGCGTGTTCGGGCTCCTCCCCGATCCGCAGGGCGCGCTCCTCCTGGCTTGCTGGGAGGAGTTCGAGGCGCGCGAGACCGCGGAGGCGCGCTTTGCCTACGCCGTGGACCGGTTGATGCCGGTGCTCCACAATCTCCACGACGGCGGCCGCACGTGGCGGGAGAACGGCATCGCTCTGGAACAGGTGCTCGCCGTCAACCAGGCGATCGGAGCCGCGTGCCCCGCTCTCTGGGAGCACGTGAAGGCGCGCGTCGAGGACCACTTCGGGCGCGCCCAGGCCAAGGAGATCTCGTGA
- a CDS encoding SRPBCC family protein: MSSIRKEIMTSAPSDRVWDAIRDIGALHTRLVPGFVVDTRLEPGARVVTFANGMKVREPIVAVDEQARRLVWGAQGSDLKHYNASVQVFAEDGGSRVVWIADFLPDEAAGKIGPMMEAGMAAMKKAMDSEPG; encoded by the coding sequence ATGTCATCCATTCGAAAAGAAATCATGACAAGTGCTCCATCCGATCGCGTGTGGGATGCCATCCGCGATATCGGCGCGCTCCATACCAGGCTCGTTCCGGGATTTGTCGTCGACACGCGTTTGGAGCCTGGCGCCCGAGTCGTCACGTTTGCGAACGGCATGAAGGTCCGGGAGCCGATCGTCGCGGTCGACGAGCAGGCGCGACGTCTCGTGTGGGGCGCCCAGGGGAGCGACCTGAAGCACTACAACGCCAGCGTCCAGGTCTTTGCCGAGGACGGCGGGAGCCGGGTGGTCTGGATCGCCGATTTTCTCCCCGACGAAGCCGCCGGCAAGATCGGCCCGATGATGGAGGCGGGCATGGCCGCCATGAAGAAGGCCATGGATTCCGAGCCCGGATGA
- a CDS encoding nuclear transport factor 2 family protein, which translates to MKTHAVVGLLVLGLLGCASGSKHVAVTGDAPTLAEARRGIEEGYRRNRAAFLAKDVKAVMALRTDDFYAIGPDGTRRDRAAMETYTVGLLNGIKRWIKIEFSVDSLALDGREADATLKQHLVRMALRPDQKVHRVETWVTQRERWRWTADGWKLARVDQVRDQKRLVDGRPD; encoded by the coding sequence ATGAAGACCCACGCCGTCGTCGGACTTCTCGTCCTCGGACTTCTCGGGTGCGCCTCAGGGTCCAAGCATGTTGCCGTGACCGGCGACGCCCCGACCCTCGCCGAGGCCCGACGCGGCATCGAGGAGGGATACCGGCGGAATCGTGCCGCGTTCCTGGCGAAGGACGTCAAGGCGGTGATGGCGCTTCGCACGGACGATTTCTACGCGATCGGGCCGGATGGGACGCGACGCGATCGCGCCGCGATGGAGACCTATACCGTCGGCCTCCTGAACGGGATCAAGCGCTGGATCAAGATCGAGTTCAGCGTCGACAGCCTCGCCCTGGACGGGCGGGAGGCGGACGCGACCCTCAAGCAGCACCTGGTCCGAATGGCGCTCCGGCCCGACCAGAAGGTCCATCGCGTCGAGACCTGGGTGACGCAGCGCGAGCGATGGCGCTGGACGGCCGACGGGTGGAAGCTCGCGAGGGTGGATCAGGTTCGAGATCAAAAGCGGCTGGTCGACGGGAGGCCGGACTAG
- a CDS encoding cupin domain-containing protein, with protein MSEPLVLENRHTGEVLALRTVVRGGETWLELKGSLPPHREGPPMHIHFAEDEEGSVISGVLSAVVDGRRLSSGPGESGAFPRGSAHRWWNAGDEALIFEGYAGPLVDLDRYLQAIFEILNAGPSGRPSPFYMAHLALRHRQTQAVLLMPRPVQAVLFRALVAVGTLLGRYRGTDWPGCPARCQGVPRTTQPG; from the coding sequence ATGTCCGAGCCGCTGGTCTTAGAGAACCGACACACCGGCGAGGTGCTGGCCCTCAGGACGGTCGTGCGCGGGGGGGAGACGTGGCTCGAGCTGAAGGGCTCCCTTCCTCCGCATCGCGAAGGGCCGCCAATGCACATTCACTTCGCGGAGGACGAGGAGGGAAGCGTGATCTCCGGCGTGCTCTCCGCGGTGGTCGACGGTCGCCGACTGTCGTCAGGCCCCGGCGAGAGCGGCGCTTTTCCGCGCGGGTCGGCGCACCGCTGGTGGAATGCCGGCGACGAAGCGCTCATTTTCGAAGGCTATGCCGGGCCCCTGGTGGACCTGGATCGGTACCTGCAGGCCATCTTCGAGATCTTGAACGCCGGCCCGTCCGGACGCCCCTCGCCCTTCTACATGGCCCATCTGGCTCTGCGTCACCGGCAGACCCAGGCCGTGCTCCTCATGCCGCGGCCGGTTCAGGCGGTGCTGTTCCGAGCGCTCGTCGCCGTCGGCACGCTGCTCGGGCGGTATCGAGGCACGGACTGGCCGGGCTGCCCGGCACGGTGCCAAGGCGTGCCTCGGACAACGCAGCCCGGCTGA